Proteins from one Doryrhamphus excisus isolate RoL2022-K1 chromosome 19, RoL_Dexc_1.0, whole genome shotgun sequence genomic window:
- the LOC131107153 gene encoding neutral cholesterol ester hydrolase 1-like has product MWLLMVLSLAVALAWYHLYAPLPAGIREPRKLMLLDAVCKVVFHLAFLMERLGLGHHVIWIRQTSKHFEGTMKNLVKQGSGGVLRVSDVTFDGVPVRVYEPKACGEEGRPRRGLLYFHGGGWTFGSAKEGSYDENSRLMSNKLHVVLVSVEYRLYPEVRFPTQYLDCLAAAKHFLSPGVLAKYNVDPCRVGVSGDSAGGNLAAAVAQEVAMDDSMRVKFSVQALIYPVVQALDFNTPSYVQNQAMPILNRALMVEFWLQYLGADPSLKSRFLSNHQQSTMTPELMACVDWTTLLPPKYKDGYKTVAVHGEGARGAAREEVPGLRDVRAAPLLARTEVLSRCPRAYVMTCEYDVLRDDGLMYARRLRDAGVAVTSDHYEDGFHGCLSLTLRPFQFDVGVRALGRYIQWLSDNL; this is encoded by the exons ATGTGGCTGCTCATGGTCTTGTCCCTGGCCGTGGCCCTGGCCTGGTACCACCTGTACGCCCCCCTGCCTGCTGGCATCCGGGAGCCCCGGAAGCTGATGCTGCTGGATGCTGTCTGCAAAGTCGTCTTCCATCTG GCCTTCCTGATGGAGCGTCTGGGTTTGGGCCACCACGTCATTTGGATCCGACAGACCTCCAAGCACTTCGAGGGCACCATGAAGAACTTAGTCAAGCAGGGGTCGGGGGGGGTCTTGAGGGTCAGCGACGTCACCTTTGACGGCGTCCCCGTGCGTGTTTACGAGCCTAAGGCGTGTGGCGAGGAGGGCCGCCCCAGGAGAGGCCTGCTGTACTTCCACGGGGGAGGCTGGACCTTCGGCAGTGCCA AGGAGGGCTCGTATGATGAAAACAGCCGATTGATGTCCAACAAGCTGCACGTGGTTCTGGTCTCTGTGGA GTATCGTCTTTACCCGGAGGTCCGCTTTCCCACGCAGTATCTGGACTGCCTCGCGGCCGCcaagcacttcctgtctccGGGGGTGCTCGCCAAGTACAATGTGGACCCGTGCCgagtgggcgtgtctggtgACAGCGCGGGGGGCAATCTGGCGGCAGCAGTGGCCCAGGAG GTCGCCATGGACGACAGCATGCGGGTCAAATTCAGCGTGCAGGCTTTGATCTACCCGGTAGTCCAAGCCCTGGACTTCAACACGCCATCTTATGTGCAGAACCAAGCCATGCCCATCCTCAACCGCGCGCTGATGGTGGAGTTCTGGCTGCAGTACCTCGGCGCCGACCCGTCCTTGAAGTCCCGTTTTCTGTCCAACCACCAGCAGTCCACCATGACGCCAGAGCTGATGGCGTGCGTCGATTGGACCACCCTTCTGCCACCCAAATACAAGGACGGTTACAAGACCGTTGCGGTGCATGGCGAAGGAGCACGCGGCGCCGCCAGGGAGGAGGTGCCGGGTCTACGGGATGTGCGGGCGGCGCCCCTGCTGGCCAGGACGGAAGTCCTGTCCAGGTGCCCTCGGGCTTACGTCATGACGTGCGAGTACGACGTGCTGAGAGATGACGGCCTCATGTACGCCCGCCGCTTGCGGGATGCGGGCGTGGCGGTCACCAGTGACCACTACGAGGACGGCTTCCACGGGTGCCTAAGCCTCACCCTGCGACCCTTCCAGTTTGACGTCGGGGTGAGGGCGCTCGGGCGTTACATTCAATGGCTCAGCGACAACTTGTAG